A stretch of DNA from Papio anubis isolate 15944 chromosome 4, Panubis1.0, whole genome shotgun sequence:
cctgcctcagcctcccgagtagccgggactacaggcacctgccaccacgcccagctaatttttgtatttttactagagacagggtttcaccatgttggccaggttggtcttgaactcctgacctcaggtaatctacccaccctggcctcccaaagtgctgggattacaggcgtgagccaccacacctggccagaaatgcGTTAATCTTAAATGTGATGTATAACAGAGAGTAAAAAATATAGGTTGAGTaccccttatctgaaatgcttgggaccaaaagTATTTTGGATCTCAGATTTTCTCAGATTTGGGAATTTTGCATTATACTTACAGGTTAAGCATCCTTAATCTacaaatctaaaatctgaaatgctccaatgagcattttctttgagtGCCATGTcaatgctcaaaaagtttcagattttggagcattcaGATTTTGGGTTTTTGTATTAGGGATACTCACCTTGCATATAATTCAATAATATAAATCAGATATCTTGATGTTACGTACTACTATAGTTTACTATCTAAAAAGACACTTAAAGTCATTTTACCAGAATTATCTCACCCTAAACTATAGCTGAATAAACCTCACAAAATATCTCAAGTATCAGCAGTTTGGGCAGTTGGATAGAATAGGTGTGTTTAATTCAGCAGAGAAACTGAGCCTTTAAACGTTATGAAGCAACAAGAACATGGTTATACATGTTaccagaaggaggaaaaagaggcaAGTAACTTTCTGGagaagaaaatgtgagaaagcaGATTGGGATGAGTGTGGGTGGGGAAGTGGGCAGTTAAAAACCTCACCCATAATACAGAGATTCTAGAAAATATAGCGTAATACACAGTCATTCAACACACTCTTAGAGGTCCTAGCACTGAAACTCAATAGCTCTCTGCAAAGTGAACATCCATTTTGAGTACTGGGATATCTCTTCTCTCCAAGAAAATGTAAGAACCTCCTAAATCCTTCTCTTATGCAGGAACTAAATTGTGAACTGTACACTCACCAGTTGATTCTGGTAGGCAGTGACTGCCGTAAAAACTGTTTCTGGAAAGATGAAAGTTCTAAATTCTTCAGACTTCAGGTTGAGCAATGAGGCTGTGTGGTCTTTCTTCTTAATGATGTGCACCCTTGGCTGGTACTTATGCATTGAGTTCAAAATTATCTACAACAAAAAGATGGCAAGTACTGAATTTTACATACTTATACTGCTAAACAGGCAAAATTACAGTGAGGCAAGAACGAACCAAATGGTTTACAATTTCAAAGTCAATTTTAAGATACGGATCTACCCTTTCCAGCCTTAAGGCAAATCATTTTCACAAGATCCTGCAGAGTCATTGTTGTGAATCACATTTTACCAAAACAACTGCAAACCACACAGGTTGTTTCAAGTGTCCTTTCTAAAATGGTAGGGGGAGGGGTCATCTGAAGGATAAGtttcacctatttttaaaaatagtcttttaaataCTTTTGGTTTGCTAGTCAAGTTAGACCAAAGGATGCAAGTCTAAATTTTCTAGAATAAGAAATCGTATATTCTAAGAGGCCAGACTAttatttatggagaaaaaaataaaagagtttagAAAAGCAGTGTGGTGTTAGACAGACTTGGGTTAAAATTTTGAATCTGTCAGTTTCTAGTGCTTTAATCCTGAGCCAAGTAATCTCATCTCCCCAGTTCCTAGTTTTCTCACATGCAAAAACAGTACTAACCTCATAGGGCTGGCACACAGGAAACaggaagtgctcagtaaatgtgaattgtattattattagtaATAGAAGGAGTATTTATGACAGCTTCCTTGATTTCTAACTTCCAGTTATTAAACCAAACTTGAATCATGATAGCCATCTTCCATTCTGTAGCCAGTAAAATTTGCCAAGTACTCAGAAATCATAAACACACTCTCGTTAACAAGGCAGCCAAGAGATagtatttttcatatatcttttaaataaaatataaaagctagCCATTATGAATCAGGGCAATAAAATTCAATTTCAGATAGAAAAGGTTTCTCACATCTTCCCTCCTGCCATTCAGACAGCTATCTAAGTCTGCAAAAGTTGGGGGTATGTCTTTCTGGGGATGAGAGGGCTCACATTGTATGCCCTCCTCTCCAAGGAGCTAGCAGAGAGCGCAACTCTCAGGTGACATCACACGATAAACAGCCTGGCAGGACCAATGGCACTCTGCTGGTTGCTGCTGCTAGTCATGCAACTGATGGCTCCCTGGCTTTCTTGGCTAACCTGGGTGTGGGGCATGAGTGTTTCTGCCAATTGACTTTAGCAGAGTTGAATACTAGTCACTGTGGGATAACTGATATATAATCGCTCGCTCTCTATGCTGAGGTGTAAGCCAACCTAAAGTTACAGGGTTTCAACTGCGATTGAATTTTGAACATGCTGCCTTTTTATGATCTCAAACTGGAACAGGAATAACTGAAACAAAGGAGATCtttaaatgaatcaaaataatgtttttgaatgATAATATGATCTCTTTGTCTAATGCATTTATTCCAAGGATTTCAAGCGATTGATCCTCAGCCAAATGCTTGAATAAAGTTGAAGTAACAAAACCAAATATTTTCCTCCTatcactaaaataagaaaaaaattaacattcatCATATATTCTCATATACTGAGAAGATAGGAAGAATTTTCACATCATACCCAGTCACCCATACATACACATACCAAAATGGAATATGCCCTAAGCTTTAAATAAGCTTCTTCTTTCCCCAGTTCTACCACCtgaatgttaatttcctttggggAAGGTTACTGGACAGACTCAGACACCAGACTGAGCCTCTAAGACCCCAGGGCTCCTTGACTCTCTGCTCAAGCCCTCCTGTGACTTGAGGACTAAGGAACACTAATAGAAATGTAGACTCTGCTTCACTCAAGAAATAATTCTTGAGAataaaaaagtttccttttctgaaaCTGAAACTGCATCTGTAAGAGAGGCTTCTTCAGAACCTATTCAAAGAAGTTAGCTTAACAACACAGGATCTAAAAATCTTTCCTTGTATTAATAGTTTTCAGAATACACTAATTCTGGTGATAAAGcgttatattaaatataattttttggggggacagggtcttgctctgtcacccaggctgacttgcagtggcacaatcacaactcgctgtagcctcgacctcccaggcccaagtgatcctcccacctcagccacccaagtggctgggactagaagtgcatgccaccacatccagctaattttttgttttgtttcgttttcaTAGAGATAGGATCTCTCTACATTGCtctggctggtttcaaactccgcggttcaagcaatcttcccagtTCAAcctctgaagtgctgggattacagtgtgagccaccgtgcctgaccagtATAAAAGTTTTAAAGCTAAAATGCATATAAGCAACCACCTAAGACTAACCAGTTTTTTTAAGGTATAATCTTGGTATATCCAGGCTAGACCCTAGAGCTTCTGAAATCTAGTTTAGAGCTATTACTACCCAATGAAGCTGATGctaaaagaaaagcatttcaatTATGGACAACTGATCTCAAAATGGCTCTCAAGTATTTTTGGAAAGACTCAAATAATTCCTCTAAAAATTtcatatatagaaaattctagaaTCGTAAAAGAATTTCATTTATCCCTGCAAAAATTTCCATTAAAGttcaagaaattttaatataaatgacATTAAGAATGATCACTGACCTACAAAAAATCACTCCATACTTCATAAATTTTaacctgtaaaaaaaaatttataagtggaagcatattttaaaaaaagaaaagaaaattatgccaATAACCTTAAAGATAAAGATCAACTTTCTTTTTCAACACATAAAAAAACAGAAGCATATTAAGCTACTTCCAATATCCCAACAGCACCACCAGCAGAGTCCTGAGTTAAGTGGCTACCCTGACTTGGTTTTAATAAACACGGTCTCCTGTGGGCAGAGGGGTAGTGCTAGCGCCTAAAGTGATTTATTTGGTTCCAGGTCTAATCCAACCATTTGAAACCAAACCTGGAACTTTCTTATTATCTACTTATGACCATCTTTGTTGAGAAGGTCTTCAAACACTTCCTCTAAATTGCACAGATTTGATCCttacacattgtatatatgtattcaaatatcacatgtaccccataaatacgtacaattattatgtatcaattaaaaattattaaaagaagaaaagattatgGAAGTTTATCTAAAGTTCTCTTAGCATAAAATCTAAGACAGAATTTTTATGTGAATCTTTATTTAAGAGCATGAAGTAACATCCCAGCAGTGCCTTAAAAAGGCATTTTATCAAATATGTAAGGACCTGCATCAATGACTATTTGTTCTATTAAACTACTGATAAGAACAcagagttaatttttcttttttccacattcATAAACTTTATACTGACACAAAAtcgttttgtttttaattacaggGCTTCTTTATGCTTTAATATTCAtgaaactctccaaaaaaaaaaaaaaaaggttacgtAATGAGTAAACAGCACTTTCCCAAACTGATCTGGACATAAAATCCTTTTGTTATTTCATCTATATGTTCTATagaacacactttgggaaacccCCATCAGAGGTCCTAGCCCTATTCTCTTTAGGTTTTATTATCTGATATGCGGCTGACAGAAATTAGATGCTTAACCCAACAACAGGCTATAGTAGCCtccaaaaaatgtatattcccTTAGTTTACTTGGCTCTGGTGGTACAGCAATTTCAGAAGCCTAGGAGTTCCACGGGACAGAAGATCCCTGACCCTCTTGCATAGAAATGGCATACGGCATAGCATCCCTGTAAATGACCTATTAACAAAATCAGTCAAAGTCCCCTGAAGAACACATAAATGTTCCCATAAAATGACTCAGAGATAGAaggtgggaaggggagagggaaggcaggaagggactCAGAGAGAGACAGTTTTGTGTGACTTGTCCATTCCATCTCAGGGAACCTGCACAGTCCAAGGCACGGTACTTACATGGCCATGTTGATCCAGTTCATTGTTGGTGAGTTTCACCTTTTCAAAAGACACCATCTGTTTGAGTAGTTGTTCCCCGGTGAAAGGAGAATCTGGGTGCACATAGAGCCTAAGAAAGTTAGGAGAAAACTAttgagacttttttaaaaagtctgtctCTGTGGGTTATAAAATGTTCTAATTCTAAGGGAACACATAAACCATGTATAAGTGGTAAATTTTACCGCCCCATATATGTCAAATTTATTACTGTTGCAATGTCAAAACAACTCTAAAATGTCTAATGTATTTCTTCATGTACCAATTAtctaaatgagataatacttaacaaattttctattaaaagctGAGCAAGCCATTTtttaaaggggtgtgtgtgtgtgtgtgttcatctatCTAGTCCACTACTGGTCTGCTTCGATCAAACGCAAAATCTTCTTTTTGAAAgtgctttcaaaagaaaaactagcttACACTAATTGCATAAGTTCCTATTATAAACGTCTcttaaataacaatgaaaacGTAAATAATTTAAacgagaaaataattttagagaatcTATTTATTTAAACTTGAAGGTTTAAAGTTTGTGTTCTTAGTAAATACAAGACGGAGTAATTTTAATATAGGGACATGGAGAACTTCCAGTAGTCCAGAGACCAGCTGGCATTCTGTTCTTCCTGTTACATTAAACACTACCACTTTCACCATTATCTGTTTATGTGCTCACTGAATGAGAGTTAAAACAAGCTAGACACACTTCacattattcaatttatttatttgtaaacagTGCAAGCCAAAAAAAGCTCTCACTTGGATGGGAAAaatttgtttatcatttattGATCAGTTGCTACATGCAAGGCAATCTTTTACTCACTCACAGTTAAATGCAGGTCACTTTTTCTACCTGTGATAATCGACTTAAATGCAGCTCTTTGTAAGTCCCCATCCTGGTATCTTCTTGACTTAAGTCTTTCTGAAGTCAGAGAGAGACTACAGAACTAATGAGGGGGAAGCAAAATCCTTGATTTTATAGGACAAATTCCTTTATCCACGTAACAGGTTATTTACACCTAAATTTTATATAGGATCCTTATAACTacaattaaacataaatatttttactagGGCAAAAGCAAGGGATAGAAGTCATAAAATCTTCTTTGTACTATTCATGTAAAGAACAAGAAATCTGTGCCATGGTTTGTCACACAGAAGACTAAGAATAGAAGAATTCTATACAAATGCTTCAACTCACAAAGTCCACCAGGAGCAATGCACAAAAAGGTTGACAGCACCAAAGATTCTTACCAGACCTACAGAGAAACTGTAAAGGCTTCAGGCATTTGCCTGCCTGTTAATTCCACTGTTTTTAGGAGGAGTGCTCACAGTTGCCTTTCAATTATTCTTTGATAACACAATCACTTTTCAAGTACCATCCTTCCAAGACTATAGCTTTATAGGTGCAGTTGTTTTACTGATCAGAACCACATTCCTCCCtctaaaaaaattcaacattatttAAAGTCCTAAAGTTGATGAAATGTTCCCTCTTTAAGGATCACATTTACCACATGTTAtagctattaataaaatattaatgtatttaaatattatatactttaaagaAAAGGAGATGTCCTATATGAAAATGTAACATTATTTTAGATTGTAAGTAATATCTTGCTTATTATTACAATCAAGTGATACTGTCAAGCATTATTTCTTCTGATTAGGAATGACTGACCAATGAACTTCAGCCTGAAATAAAACGCTTCAAAGTCCTAAAACCATGGGAAATTTTTGTCATCAGTACAAAAATTATCAACTCCCaagttctttgcttttctcttatgGAGACAGATAAATAGcaaactatttattttaataataataaatagttgctaaattatctataatatttttatcCCATAagctaaacatttttatttaatatcaatCTAAAAAAGCTGAACTaggatgaatgaaaaaaatatacaggAAGCTCCTCCTCTCAAGTCCCCCAGGGACTTAAAATTCCAGCAATAGCTTAAACATGCTTCAGTTAAGATAGTGTATTGGTACACACTTTTCTTCTCCAACCAGAGCAGATTAGTAACATAAACAGGGCATGTCATATTTCCAAAGTCCTGCTGGCCTGCATCAGCTCCCCATACCTTCAGATAGgaagaaaatgtatgtttaataAGAGTGATTAACTTCTTAGAGGAAAGActggaaggcaaaaaaaaaaaaaaaaaaaaaaaaggagggtttGCTTATACAAAATGGTTAGGAATCTGCTAAAATACTCTCTCCGGTTTAAAATGATATTGAAAAGTTTGGAAGGAAGCTCAAGAATAATAGTAAACTATTTAATAGTAAATAGAAAAGAAcgctaattttattaattttaatatctatTATAAACTGGTGAATCTtactcaactaaaaaaaaaaaaccagcagcaattgttttttagattttcttagtcttgacaGTTATTTAATATACTGATTTGAAAGGGCTGGGAAGACGCCCTTTCTAGTCTCTTCCGAGAATGGAAAACTCTGAGAGATTGCTTTTAATCTCTTTTCTAGTGCACTTAGCATACGATAAGCTCAATAATACAATAAACTACTAATTAAGCTGAATATTCTATCTGAACCATATGTGTAATTGTCTGTTGATTCTCTGTCTTGACTATGACTCCAGACTAGACACAAAGTACCAGCCGTAATTTaacagtttcctaatctgtacatttaaataaattcttaGCTCTGATATAAACTTTCAATCAATCACAAAAAgtcattaaacaacaaaaattactcattaaacataaacaacaaaaattagtcatTAAAGAAAAGTTATGAGGCTGGGttttaaaatcccaaatataAAGTCagcaaatatgttttgttttgtattaaagTAGGCAGTTACATTCCTGTAACTTCATCTATTATTCTTCATATAAGCAAGTGTATGTTTTCCTGTTAGAATGCTCATTTGGTTAAAACAATAACAGTAAAGGTTTGCATGTGCTTTTTTAAGGATGGTACTCCTGGAAAAACTGTATTAGCAATGAATTTCACAAGAGTAAATATGCATGATCCCTAATAAGTTAACTGAGGAATGTTTCATGTAAAAGAACCTGTTATTGAATTGCATTCATCCGCTAAAATtataaagggagaaaataaaacttagctttttttttttttttacttaaaaatctcTGAACCTTTATTGGTCAAAAACAACTGAATTTTACCTAAATGGTGTTTATTATATGCAGTTATAACTATATGATTAACAAATACTATAAGCAACCATTTTACTAACATACACTCTTCTAAAAAGAATTTTAGGACAACCATTTCATCAGTAGGTTTATTCACTCTGGTTTTAAGCAGCAATTAGAGAGGatgtctatatttatatttatatttatacaaaatggGTCCACATTTCTaactgaaatttaagaaaaactttgAAATGAATTGCTGCCTAACGAAACATAAACTTAAAGACAGTGTTTTCTCTATGCACAAACTACCTTTCTCAGAGCCTAGCCCATATTTTGTGTAGTCAATCCTGGAGTGTCCAGGCTTGGAATGCTCTCTTGCCAGAGCCCGTTGCTTTAAAAACACACTTGCTTAAAATTCACACAAGCCAGAAACATTCTGACAGAAGCGTTAACAATTTTCTCGGTGAAAAATCCGGAGGCACGAACCTGGCTGGCAACGGCGGGTCGGCTTTGCCAGCCACCAGCCAGGAGGACCGGTGGTAGGCGTAGCGGTACCTCTTGTTGTCCACAGGGACGATGTCCATCAGGACTATGTACTTGGCCTCAGGATCCACCCCCGAAAAGGACACCCGGATGGTCGGAAACATCCTcctgacagagagagacagagaatgggCCCTGTTTATGCTGCCTAATAAACTGGCCTGaattaggaagagaggaagggagggagggaaagggtcTGACTCCCCTTTCTATCCGGTCCACAAAcccctcttttgttttgtttacagcCTCAGAGAAGTGAatacagagacagggttttcttcCAAGCCTAGATAATTTTAAGAGTCACCTTTGCAAGTGTTAATTGCTAGGTGAAAAGGTGTGGGTGGAGATGGGGGTATGTTTTAACACCAGAAGGTCTGTGATTAGGGAAAACCCTATTCATTTTAACGATCAAGCACTTTAAGTGTCCAAGGAACCGAAGTCCCTGGAGCTGGCCCAGTCACACAACTTACCCGCATCCCAGCCAGAAAACTCTGCTCTtgcaaaacaaaagccaaaagccGAGGTTTCTGGGAAGGATTTCTCAGAGACCCTGCAGGTATTTTCTGCAGTCCCAAGAGCTACAGCCACCAAGTTTTGCCCGCCCCTGCCCCATCCCAACCTCCCTGCAGCCCTGCAGCTTCCTGCCTGGCCAAAGCTCGCCCGGCTCTGGCGCCAAGAGGCCCCGAGCAGTGCTCCTTCCTACAGGGAATTTTATCGTTTCAAATTTCATTCTTCCGCCCAGGTTTTAATTTCAGTCTTTAATGGGAGCTGGCAGCTTTTGCAAATTGAGGCTGATAAAAGGGAAGCTACTCACCTATCTAGAAGCACCCAGCAGCTCACCAGGCACCCCTGGCACAAATTCCTCCTCCTTCCAGATCCCGACCCTCCACCCACCAAACCTTCTCCAGCTCCAGGGAAAGCAGACCACACCCTTCAGGCTTAGTGTGCCTCCGTGGTCCCTGTGCCCTTCTCAACAAAGGCAGGGTGGAACTTCCCATGACCAAATCCTGAGAACGCAAATGACTAGACATCCTGTAGCTCTTAATGCAAGCTGGTGGAAAGAAGCTGCCCTGGAGCTCGGCTGTCTCTCTGCTCCACGACCAGCCAGCTCTCATCCAGTTCCTGGAAGCACCCTCAGCTCCCCAGGGAGTGTCCTGACTCTCTACCCCCAACCGCCAAGTCCCAACTACCTGCCAGACTTGGTGATGATCATCTCGGTGCCCAGCTCATGGAATTTGTCCCAAAGCTCCTTGGTTTCCAGGCTGCAAGCGATTTTGGCCATTTCCTCACTGGGGATGATGGGGGTGGTGGGGATCAGCGGCTCAGTGCACAGAGAGGAGGAAGACGGGCTGCTGCCACCGCCTCCACCAAACTCCCCATGAGCATCCAGGCTGGTCAGCTCacccagaggctgggcacaggaCGACTTCTCCACAAATTGCTCTGGAGGCAAAGAGAATTGTGAATGACAGCTGACACTGTTCAACAAGGAACGATCTGGAAAGAACAGCATAACCAAAATGGTCACTTGGATTTGACTCAGGAAAAGTTAAGCTCAGAAACTCCAAGCAGGGCTCTAGGAATGACCTATCACTGTATACTGTATAAAATTACCTGGGATTCCCACAGAGTAGCATGCCCAGTGTTTCCTGACCAAATTGGTGAGTTCTAGAATGACTACTTGTCTCCACCAGTATGCAACCGACTTTGGGAAACAAAAAtgtaagagaggaagaagggaaaggtgaTGATCATGAGGGAAAGGTGATGAGCATGAAGGATGCAAAGCAAATATTCCTATTGTCATCTCTCCCAAATTCTGAACTTTGTAGCTCATGGAACTGATGCCAGTCCTGCCTCTTTGACAACCAGGAGAAATTTTTCTCCATGGAGAGACCAAAGGAGCAAAGAGATCAGCACCTTCCTCACTTGGAGAGGaactttcccttccttcctggaGCCCTCTCTccataagagaaaaggaaaggaggataGGAGGGTGAAAGAAAAATGGGGAATGTTTAGTCACTTCACCTCTGTGCCTGACTTTCAGTTTTGTAAGCTTTATGATGAGAGTTAGAACATTTTTGTAATATTCCTCCCAGCCCGAGATCTTACGAAAGATGTTAGCGTACAGCTTGCTAAATCACAGGAGCAGGTTCTGTGGGCCATTTTCAGAAGAGGCTTAGAAGAATTACTTGAGGGGTGATGTATAAAATTTTTCTGTCTCCCAAAAAGGTCCTAGAAGTGAGGAAAACCACCTCAAACCCAAGCCAGCAGTGTATTAAAGTGAGAAGAATGCTCCGCCATCCACCACCAGGCTGGAATACTGCTGCCTGTGAACCAAACATTCTCCCCCACAGCTGATAAGGGCCTCGGACTACACCAGTCACTTTGATGGAATACAGGGAGACTTTTGTAATTGTCCCAATTATCTTCCATCcctta
This window harbors:
- the TBX20 gene encoding T-box transcription factor TBX20, with the translated sequence MEFTASPKPQLSSRANAFSIAALMSSGGSKEKEATENTIKPLEQFVEKSSCAQPLGELTSLDAHGEFGGGGGSSPSSSSLCTEPLIPTTPIIPSEEMAKIACSLETKELWDKFHELGTEMIITKSGRRMFPTIRVSFSGVDPEAKYIVLMDIVPVDNKRYRYAYHRSSWLVAGKADPPLPARLYVHPDSPFTGEQLLKQMVSFEKVKLTNNELDQHGHIILNSMHKYQPRVHIIKKKDHTASLLNLKSEEFRTFIFPETVFTAVTAYQNQLITKLKIDSNPFAKGFRDSSRLTDIERESVESLIQKHSYARSPIRTYGGEEDVLGDESQTTPNRGSAFTTSDNLSLSSWVSSSSSFPGFQHPQSLTALGTSTASIATPIPHPIQGSLPPYSRLGMPLTPSAIASSMQGSGPTFPSFHMPRYHHYFQQGPYAAIQGLRHSSAVMTPFV